The nucleotide sequence TTCCCCCAACGTCAAAACGTCCGGCGGACGCAGCATGGGCATGGGTTCAGCGGTTTTTACATAACTAGGCAGACGAATCAGTTGAACCTGATCTCCGGCCTGGAACTCTGAGGATGTATCTGTGTCCATAGGTTTTATTTTCCCCCAAGCGGTTACGATTGCCCACCCTCAGTAATTAGCCCAGGTTCACATCTTCATAAATATCGGCAATTGCACAGGTAAAGTTCAGGCCTGGAATGATCAGGGTATCTCCAGTTTTGTAGGTTGTTAAAAGCCATTGCTGTGGGGCCTGGCGATGATAGCACTCTAAGCGAGCTTCGGTTTGGCTAACCAGGAGATAATACTGGAGAGAGTCTAATTTTTGATAGGCAATAAATTTGCGTCCGCGATCAAGGCTTTCAGTAGTTTCTGATAACACTTCAGCAATCAAAACTGGATAATTGACCAGGGCAGCCATGAGGTTCTGGTCGCGAGGATCACAGGTAACAACAACATCAGGATAAAAATAACAGGCTCCAGTTTCAATATTAACTTTGATATCTGTGACAAATGGCCGACAATCTTGTCCCCGGAGTTGTTGACGGAAGAGGGTTCCCAAGTTAAGGGTAATTAAACCATGAGCCTGAGTAGCCCCAGCCATAGCGTACACTTCCCCTTGATAGTATTCATGTTTCGTTTCACTGGCGGCTTCTAGGTTCAAGTACTCTTGAGGTGAAAGGGTTAGGTTTTGAGGTTGGGCGATCATATACGGTTACTCATTTAGGGTTCGACAGAGGCAAGTCAGGAAATATAGTCATTTTGCTTAGGAGTGAAACACCAAAAGACTTGAAATCATTACAGGCAAAAGCCTTGAGTGTTCCAGTTTTGGCAGAAATGACCATATAATTCCGGGGTAAAATTTTAGTCATGAAACGTTCAAGCATTAAACAGAGTGGCGTAATTCGTCATTGCGGGCCTGTTCCGACAGTTGGCAACTTATTGTAATAAACTAAAGCGCAAAATAATATCATCAAAGTCAAAATCTCCTCCGCCAAGCAGGTCTTCAAACCCAATCACATTAGCTCCCCATTTAGTCCCGTGGCTGAGTCCATCTTGGTTGGCGACGCCAAAGGCAAAATAGGTTATTTCGGTTACGCCACTGGCATCAAGCGCATTCACCTGCAAAAACGGCGCGTATAATTCCCCACCTAGAATATTGAAGGAAAAACTCTTGGTTTCTAGATTGCCAACGGTTAGGGTTGAGCCGGATGTTTGGAGACGATTTGCGGTTGATAAGGCGGCTTCAGAATAACCTGCTTGGCCTGGGGTGAGACTATTACCTGTGAGGGGATCGAGGACACGGCCATTGTTGTCCAACAGGCGATAAAACCCCATCGAGCTTTCAAAGGCTGCTTCTCGACTATAGGAACCAGAAACCGTTACGGTTGTCCCTGGGGTGAAATTCTGAGCATCAATTAAATCGATGGGAGCAGGATTACTCAGGGGTAGATTTAAATCCGTTGCCTCATCCGTAGCGGCAGCAAAAGATGCATAAAAATTCTTGCCATCGGGGTCAACATATTGATAGATCTCATGGCCTGTTGCCAAATCTTTGACCGCTAAACCAAGATTGTTACCGATGGGAGTGCCACTGAAGGGGTTGCGCATCACTGGGCCATCCACCTCCACATAGGAGACATTGGAGTTTTGAGCCAGGTTATTTTGAACGTTGATGCTGTGGGGGCTACTGGGGACGGTAAAGGGGCCAGGCGGGCCATTTTCAGGATCATTACCCGGCCCACCGGGGTTATAAACCGGTGAGTAATCTCCCGCAGAAGGCATTTCCACTCGTCTAATTTGCTGAACGGCGGCCTCATCTCCGGCCAAAATAATGTCGTAATAGTTGTCGTGATCTTCAATGTAAGTTAGATCGTAGGTATCTTGCACTGCGGCCAAGTCTGCTAAACCCACAACACGCACAACGCCAAATCCAGGGATGTCATAATTAATGCCAGTTTGAGTGAGGTTTATCGTTTGTCCATTCATATCTTCCGCTTGAAGTCGAAAATAGCGGCCAAATTCTGTGGGCAATAAACTCGCAATACCATCCGGGGAAAATCCAGCACTGGTGTAAATTCGGAGGCGAAACTGGGCCTGGTTGCCGTAGAGGTCTGAGCCACTATTGTTTTGATTAGTTGCTAACCAAATGGGCGCGCCTTCGCCGAGGTCACTAAAACGGTTAAGCTTGGCAGCGATAATTTTGGGCCCATTACCGGCTACATAGGGATTGAGGCTGTCAATCGTCAACCCAACGGCACTAATTGGCCCATTTGGCCCCACCATTTCTAACGGCGTACTATCTAAAACGGTTTTGACGGAGATGGGATAAATGGCACCGGCTTGGCCTGGAGTTAACCGATTGCCAAATTCGCCCGTAATCACAACCGTTTGTCGCTCGTTATATTCACTATTGGGCAGAAAAGAAGCAATTGCCGGGGTGACAATAGTGCCAGTGTTGAGAATGACTTGAAAGTCGGTCGGGTTAACTGTCTCAGGTAATAGCGGCCATGTGAATACAATCGGAATATTATCGTTTTTCTCTAGGTCAACTCCGTAAGTCCGCTGAACTGTATCCGTACTAATGGCCGATGTATAAGCCCGTTGGGTTGCACCAGTCAGATCTCCGAGGTTATTCCAGGCCACATTATTATCAAAGGCAATTTGCTGGGAGGCGCCATTGGTACCATCTATTCCCGGAATCCCCATGTAGCCTTCAAACCCATAATTGGCAGTAAAAATATTCGCTTGGCCTGCAAATAAATCACTATTGAGCAGGATATTCGTATTCAGGGAGTTACTCTGGCCAGACGTATTCAGACGATCCGTTGCGAGATAGGTGAGTAAGTCTTGGGCGCGGGGGGTATATTGAATTGTCATGATGGTTTAGGTTTTCTAACGATTTTCAGAGTCACTGATTCCTGATGTTAAG is from Synechococcus sp. PCC 6312 and encodes:
- the sipA gene encoding regulatory protein SipA; amino-acid sequence: MDTDTSSEFQAGDQVQLIRLPSYVKTAEPMPMLRPPDVLTLGETGVILGRHPGNYWAVRLGRGAFLLETQYLAKLETRNSEA
- a CDS encoding Uma2 family endonuclease, with the translated sequence MIAQPQNLTLSPQEYLNLEAASETKHEYYQGEVYAMAGATQAHGLITLNLGTLFRQQLRGQDCRPFVTDIKVNIETGACYFYPDVVVTCDPRDQNLMAALVNYPVLIAEVLSETTESLDRGRKFIAYQKLDSLQYYLLVSQTEARLECYHRQAPQQWLLTTYKTGDTLIIPGLNFTCAIADIYEDVNLG
- a CDS encoding DUF4114 domain-containing protein codes for the protein MTIQYTPRAQDLLTYLATDRLNTSGQSNSLNTNILLNSDLFAGQANIFTANYGFEGYMGIPGIDGTNGASQQIAFDNNVAWNNLGDLTGATQRAYTSAISTDTVQRTYGVDLEKNDNIPIVFTWPLLPETVNPTDFQVILNTGTIVTPAIASFLPNSEYNERQTVVITGEFGNRLTPGQAGAIYPISVKTVLDSTPLEMVGPNGPISAVGLTIDSLNPYVAGNGPKIIAAKLNRFSDLGEGAPIWLATNQNNSGSDLYGNQAQFRLRIYTSAGFSPDGIASLLPTEFGRYFRLQAEDMNGQTINLTQTGINYDIPGFGVVRVVGLADLAAVQDTYDLTYIEDHDNYYDIILAGDEAAVQQIRRVEMPSAGDYSPVYNPGGPGNDPENGPPGPFTVPSSPHSINVQNNLAQNSNVSYVEVDGPVMRNPFSGTPIGNNLGLAVKDLATGHEIYQYVDPDGKNFYASFAAATDEATDLNLPLSNPAPIDLIDAQNFTPGTTVTVSGSYSREAAFESSMGFYRLLDNNGRVLDPLTGNSLTPGQAGYSEAALSTANRLQTSGSTLTVGNLETKSFSFNILGGELYAPFLQVNALDASGVTEITYFAFGVANQDGLSHGTKWGANVIGFEDLLGGGDFDFDDIILRFSLLQ